A genome region from Scyliorhinus canicula chromosome 16, sScyCan1.1, whole genome shotgun sequence includes the following:
- the zdhhc6 gene encoding palmitoyltransferase ZDHHC6 isoform X2: MCSFIRFENLHELKRICHWGPIIALSVITICSSMAIIDSVLWYWPLDTLGGSINFILLINWTVLILYNYFNAMFVGPGYIPIGWKPENPQDTMYLQDCRICRGYKAPRSHHCRKCNRCVMKMDHHCPWINNCCGNLNHGYFTSFLMLAPLGCIHASVILVMTMYTQLYSRISFGWSSVKIDMSLPRRNLQYIVPFGIYAFAASLFALGLAIGTTIAVGMLFIIQMKVILRNKTTIEVWIEEKAKDRIQYYQTGEAFSFPYDLGSKWKNFRQVFTWSGVPETNGIVWPVREGSHQYTLTIEQLKQKADKRVRSVQYRVIEDYSGACCPITKGFKTFFCTPYTEEPRIQLRKGELVLVTRGLPHWMYGNKNLKKKNAHEHERGWFPRRCVEKCLYDSATEKPTEEEKKIL, from the exons ATGTGTTCGTTTATCAGATTTGAAAATCTTCATGAATTGAAACGAATTTGTCACTGGGGACCAATTATAGCCCTATCTGTGATTACAATATGTTCCTCAATGGCTATAATAGACTCAGTACTTTGGTATTGGCCTCTTGATACTCTTGGTGGAAGCATAAATTTCATTTTGTTGATAAACTGGACGGTTCTTATCCTTTACAACTACTTTAATGCAATGTTCGTTGGCCCTGGCTATATCCCAATTGGATGGAAACCG GAAAACCCTCAGGATACAATGTATCTTCAGGACTGCAGAATCTGTCGCGGTTACAAGGCACCCCGCTCCCACCATTGTCGCAAATGTAACAG gTGTGTAATGAAGATGGACCATCATTGTCCATGGATCAATAATTGTTGTGGTAATTTGAACCATGGCTACTTTACCTCATTTCTGATGTTGGCCCCTTTGGGCTGTATTCATGCCTCTGTGATTTTAGTCATGACCATGTACACACAGCTTTATAGCAGG ATATCATTCGGTTGGAGTTCTGTAAAGATTGACATGAGTCTGCCTCGTAGAAATCTACAGTACATTGTTCCTTTTGGAATTTATGCATTTGCTGCCTCTCTTTTTGCTTTGGGATTGGCGATTGGTACAACGATAGCTGTTGGCATGTTGTTTATTATTCAG ATGAAAGTGATCCTCAGGAATAAAACCACCATTGAAGTTTGGATAGAAGAAAAG GCCAAAGACAGAATCCAGTATTACCAAACGGGTGAGGCATTCAGTTTTCCATATGATCTTGGAAGCAAGTGGAAGAACTTCAGGCAGGTGTTCACATGGTCTGGGGTTCCCGAGACAAATGGAATTGTCTGGCCTGTTCGTGAAGGCAGCCATCAGTACACATTAACG ATAGAGCAGCTGAAACAGAAAGCTGATAAAAGAGTGAGAAGT GTCCAGTATAGAGTGATTGAAGACTACAGTGGAGCTTGCTGCCCAATAACGAAAGGattcaaaacatttttttgtACACCTTATACTGAAGAACCTAGAATTCAACTGAGGAAAGGGGAATTGGTTTTAGTTACAAGGGGTCTCCC GCATTGGATGTATGGAAACAAGAATTTGAAGAAGAAAAATGCCCACG AGCATGAGCGAGGCTGGTTCCCAAGAAGGTGTGTGGAGAAATGCTTGTATGACAGTGCCACAGAGAAACCAACAGAAGAGGAGAAAAAGATTTTGTAA
- the zdhhc6 gene encoding palmitoyltransferase ZDHHC6 isoform X1, whose product MCSFIRFENLHELKRICHWGPIIALSVITICSSMAIIDSVLWYWPLDTLGGSINFILLINWTVLILYNYFNAMFVGPGYIPIGWKPENPQDTMYLQDCRICRGYKAPRSHHCRKCNRCVMKMDHHCPWINNCCGNLNHGYFTSFLMLAPLGCIHASVILVMTMYTQLYSRISFGWSSVKIDMSLPRRNLQYIVPFGIYAFAASLFALGLAIGTTIAVGMLFIIQMKVILRNKTTIEVWIEEKAKDRIQYYQTGEAFSFPYDLGSKWKNFRQVFTWSGVPETNGIVWPVREGSHQYTLTIEQLKQKADKRVRSVQYRVIEDYSGACCPITKGFKTFFCTPYTEEPRIQLRKGELVLVTRGLPHWMYGNKNLKKKNAHVAEHERGWFPRRCVEKCLYDSATEKPTEEEKKIL is encoded by the exons ATGTGTTCGTTTATCAGATTTGAAAATCTTCATGAATTGAAACGAATTTGTCACTGGGGACCAATTATAGCCCTATCTGTGATTACAATATGTTCCTCAATGGCTATAATAGACTCAGTACTTTGGTATTGGCCTCTTGATACTCTTGGTGGAAGCATAAATTTCATTTTGTTGATAAACTGGACGGTTCTTATCCTTTACAACTACTTTAATGCAATGTTCGTTGGCCCTGGCTATATCCCAATTGGATGGAAACCG GAAAACCCTCAGGATACAATGTATCTTCAGGACTGCAGAATCTGTCGCGGTTACAAGGCACCCCGCTCCCACCATTGTCGCAAATGTAACAG gTGTGTAATGAAGATGGACCATCATTGTCCATGGATCAATAATTGTTGTGGTAATTTGAACCATGGCTACTTTACCTCATTTCTGATGTTGGCCCCTTTGGGCTGTATTCATGCCTCTGTGATTTTAGTCATGACCATGTACACACAGCTTTATAGCAGG ATATCATTCGGTTGGAGTTCTGTAAAGATTGACATGAGTCTGCCTCGTAGAAATCTACAGTACATTGTTCCTTTTGGAATTTATGCATTTGCTGCCTCTCTTTTTGCTTTGGGATTGGCGATTGGTACAACGATAGCTGTTGGCATGTTGTTTATTATTCAG ATGAAAGTGATCCTCAGGAATAAAACCACCATTGAAGTTTGGATAGAAGAAAAG GCCAAAGACAGAATCCAGTATTACCAAACGGGTGAGGCATTCAGTTTTCCATATGATCTTGGAAGCAAGTGGAAGAACTTCAGGCAGGTGTTCACATGGTCTGGGGTTCCCGAGACAAATGGAATTGTCTGGCCTGTTCGTGAAGGCAGCCATCAGTACACATTAACG ATAGAGCAGCTGAAACAGAAAGCTGATAAAAGAGTGAGAAGT GTCCAGTATAGAGTGATTGAAGACTACAGTGGAGCTTGCTGCCCAATAACGAAAGGattcaaaacatttttttgtACACCTTATACTGAAGAACCTAGAATTCAACTGAGGAAAGGGGAATTGGTTTTAGTTACAAGGGGTCTCCC GCATTGGATGTATGGAAACAAGAATTTGAAGAAGAAAAATGCCCACG TTGCAGAGCATGAGCGAGGCTGGTTCCCAAGAAGGTGTGTGGAGAAATGCTTGTATGACAGTGCCACAGAGAAACCAACAGAAGAGGAGAAAAAGATTTTGTAA